Proteins from a single region of Mytilus trossulus isolate FHL-02 chromosome 2, PNRI_Mtr1.1.1.hap1, whole genome shotgun sequence:
- the LOC134705149 gene encoding uncharacterized protein LOC134705149 yields the protein MLSISFLVIGYAFGLAVGDGYPGVTYIEFGPPPSPPSPPSSGGYHSPPSSSSNYGIPPPPPNTPAGYGLPAPEPPSPPVGYVLPRGPPSLPSGYVAPRVPPSQPSGYVAPRVPPSQPSGYVAPRVPPSQPSGYVPPRVPPSQPSGYVPPRVPPSQPSGYVPPRVPPSPPAGYIPPHFALPSNGQQSSSDTSSSDSGIGGSFMNHPMLNNYPYSDNLPPVDFDIPEPADYIMPPRRKYLGGSGGRRKSVPSY from the exons cATTTGGATTAGCAGTTGGCGATGGCTACCCTGGTGTGACCTACA ttgaGTTTGGTCCTCCACCAAGTCCACCTAGTCCACCTAGTTCCGGCGGATACCATTCACCACCAAGCTCGTCTTCAAATTATGGTATACCTCCGCCACCACCTAATACCCCTGCAGGGTATGGTCTTCCAGCACCTGAGCCACCTAGTCCCCCTGTAGGATATGTTCTTCCACGAGGGCCTCCAAGTTTGCCTTCAGGATATGTAGCCCCGCGTGTGCCACCAAGTCAGCCTTCAGGATATGTGGCGCCGCGAGTGCCACCAAGTCAGCCTTCTGGTTATGTTGCGCCACGAGTTCCACCAAGTCAGCCTTCAGGATATGTTCCCCCACGAGTGCCACCAAGTCAGCCTTCAGGATATGTTCCCCCACGAGTTCCACCAAGTCAGCCGTCAGGGTATGTCCCCCCTCGAGTGCCACCAAGTCCGCCAGCAGGGTATATTCCTCCTCATTTTGCCCTACCAAGCAATGGACAACAATCATCAAGTGATACGTCATCTTCCGACTCCGGTATAGGTGGATCATTTATGAATCATCCTATGCTAAATAATTATCCATACTCTGACAACCTACCTCCAGTTGATTTTGACATCCCTGAGCCTGCCGATTATATAATGCCACCAAGAAGGAAGTACCTTGGAG GATCTGGCGGAAGAAGGAAAAGCGTGCCATCCTATTAA